A region of Candidatus Poribacteria bacterium DNA encodes the following proteins:
- a CDS encoding polyphosphate kinase 2 family protein, protein MELETKNIIKPGEFVNLNDYAPDFTGDYEKKGQTKRRLKRLHKQLLKLQELLYAGNQHALLIILQGMDTCGKDGTIRRVMAGINVQGCDVFNFKVPSADELSRDFLWRAHRAVPSKGKIGIFNRSHYEDVLVVRVHNLVPEAVWSQRYQQINDFEKMLVESGTIVLKFYLHISKDEQKARLESRISDPTKHWKVEESDVRERAYWDDYMQAYEVMLQKCSTDWAPWHVIPANKKWYRNLVITECIVERLTELNMEYPEPSVDITKFTIGD, encoded by the coding sequence ATGGAACTTGAAACGAAGAATATCATTAAACCCGGTGAATTCGTCAATCTGAACGATTACGCCCCCGATTTCACGGGGGATTACGAAAAAAAAGGTCAAACCAAGCGTAGGCTGAAGAGGCTCCATAAGCAACTCCTGAAACTTCAGGAACTGCTTTACGCTGGAAATCAGCATGCACTTCTGATCATTCTGCAAGGCATGGATACATGTGGCAAAGATGGCACCATTCGGCGGGTAATGGCTGGCATCAACGTTCAGGGGTGCGATGTCTTTAATTTCAAAGTCCCTTCTGCGGATGAACTTTCCCGTGATTTCTTATGGCGTGCCCATAGAGCCGTTCCATCGAAAGGGAAAATCGGTATCTTTAACCGTTCACATTATGAAGATGTCCTCGTTGTGCGGGTACACAATTTGGTGCCAGAGGCGGTTTGGTCGCAGCGCTATCAGCAGATCAACGATTTTGAAAAGATGCTCGTTGAAAGTGGAACAATTGTCCTGAAATTTTACCTTCACATCTCAAAAGATGAACAGAAAGCGCGGCTTGAATCTCGGATTAGTGATCCGACGAAACATTGGAAAGTCGAGGAATCCGATGTTCGTGAACGCGCCTATTGGGACGATTATATGCAAGCCTACGAAGTGATGCTCCAAAAGTGTAGCACCGACTGGGCACCGTGGCACGTAATTCCTGCGAATAAGAAGTGGTATCGGAACCTCGTTATCACGGAATGTATCGTTGA